From the Trifolium pratense cultivar HEN17-A07 linkage group LG4, ARS_RC_1.1, whole genome shotgun sequence genome, the window tgatgCCAATTGTTAGTTAATTGTGCGTAACATATTACTCTGGGCAAATATGCAATATTCTTGACGAGTGATATTTAGATAAACTCAAGTCTCACATTAACTATAAAGATATGGCCTAAATGAACCATAGAAGTTCTGTTTTGCGGAATTGTCTTAGACTCAACTTAAGAAGTGGATGTTAGCTTAACTATAACTGTCTTTTCAAACCAAAAAAAGACAAATCATGAAAGCTTACTGTTCCAAAGGAAGGTTTATCCTTGGTTGCCTGGGTAAGAAACAAACCGCCGGCAGTTTTTTCTTCAGCTTTTTCAATCTGCAGTTTATATTTTACCAATCAGTGGCTAACTCAAAGTTATAACAAGAGTCACAAAATATAAGAGACTATAGAGCTGCACAAAAAATGACATGGACAGAAGCTACGAGCCTACATGCACCACTGCCATTAGACGATTTGGAAATATGATTTAGAGGATTTAAGTCCTCAAAAAGTAAGACATCTCAAACATTGAAAATCAATAAATGATATTTCAGAAGTCCATAAATTGTTATTCATGTGTGTGCAGTATCAACAgttgagtgttttttttttccatcattCGATTCACCTTGTAAATTAAGTTGCTCAATTTAGCAAAGCCGgataaagattaaaaaaatgaactaCTACCACTCTCCACAACGAAATAAGCAAAACTGTAAACGTTGAGTACCTGTATCAAAACTCTATCATTCAAGGGTTTAAGATCCTTGATGTCATCGGTTTCAAGGATACCAACAATGTCATCATCCTTCAAAATAAGATGCTTTTCACCATTGAAATCAACCTCAGTACCTGCATACTTTGAATACACAACTTGTGCACCCGGCTGTACAAACAAAATGCACCAAATTAGTTAAAATTAGAGAGAACTTACCATTCTTCgcaagaaaaattaaagaatgATCGTTCAAGAGTTAATATCATCATAGCATAACAACATCACCTTCACACTATTTTCAACTTGGTTCTTCCCAAGTGTCTTTCCTTCTCCAACAGCAACTACCTCACCCCCTTGAGGCTTTGTTTGAGCATTTGATGGAAGCAAAATCCCACCTTGTGTTTTCTCTTCTGCTTCCTTAATTTTTAGAAGTACCCTGTCTCCCAGAGGCTTGATTGTGGTGTACTGCACAGTATAACTATCACTCAGACACATGTAGCATTGATCATAAATAATACATACATTGCTAAATGCCAAAATTGTCTGAACTACATCTCGAAAACTCAATTACCAGTGAACCATCAAGCCAAAATTATTTGTTGAATTGACACTTATAGTCATTTTATAACTGTTTGAAGGGATTTGAACTCTGTCCCCTTGAGATTACAAGGTCATACTATAAAATATACGTTAAAGAAAAAGATTACAAGATCAAACTCTTATCTCAAAGGATGGATTTCAAAGCTCATATGGGACAGTTGTAAAATACTTCctccggtcatttttataagatacactttgaaaaaattacacatacaaagaaaacacattgtaaataattattttcatttaatactcttataa encodes:
- the LOC123923521 gene encoding 20 kDa chaperonin, chloroplastic-like → MASSQLTASSISTRNVFASFEGLRPVQFHCPRHVTIGNPARRSFKGLVVKASTAVAPKYTTIKPLGDRVLLKIKEAEEKTQGGILLPSNAQTKPQGGEVVAVGEGKTLGKNQVENSVKPGAQVVYSKYAGTEVDFNGEKHLILKDDDIVGILETDDIKDLKPLNDRVLIQIEKAEEKTAGGLFLTQATKDKPSFGTVVAVGPGFVDEEGNRKPLPVTSGNTVLYSKYAGNDFKGKDGYEYITLRSSDIIAILS